Proteins encoded together in one Coffea arabica cultivar ET-39 chromosome 2c, Coffea Arabica ET-39 HiFi, whole genome shotgun sequence window:
- the LOC113724722 gene encoding rho GTPase-activating protein 2-like, which translates to MVAASIAPHMRMSGLFRSKSCTLPPFIPTPIAPPPSHDDILRPTSPPTPSRYPHHHEDEDDEKEEEDDDDDYYQDRVEEEDGYFLVKKNHSPATTPFIGLEERRSSRRHKSCSSTSRHHHRGDPDDGQFPPGGLLAIVVAALRKSLLVTCTGLDLDTDAADDVSSSNHLDIGWPTDVRHVSHVTFDPFHGFLGLPRDLQYHLPRGNIVPSASASVFGVSAQSMQCSYDHRGNSVPTILLMMQNRLYSEGGLRAEGIFRINAENSQAENVRNLLNKGVVPCGIDVHCLAGLIKAWFRELPTGVLDSLTAEQVMHCNTEEECTRLVKLLPQTEAALLDWAINLMADIVDFEHYNKMNARNIAMVFAPNMTQMADPLTALIHAVQVMNFLKALIIKTQSEREESASRMTLPSSATHSPTHKDAYSSDSGVLIQCHRGLYGDCSEGPGTGELFRSGTFDRTESARADQWNFKSKSDAKQEREAVPSRISTIMHDLESGLRDDGLENMEV; encoded by the exons ATGGTAGCAGCATCGATAGCACCGCACATGAGAATGAGTGGGCTTTTCCGATCCAAGTCTTGCACCCTACCTCCCTTCATCCCCACCCCCATCGCTCCTCCTCCTTCCCATGATGACATCCTCAGACCAACATCCCCTCCCACCCCTTCTCGCTACCCCCACCACCACGAGGACGAAGACGacgaaaaagaagaagaagacgacGACGACGACTACTACCAAGACAGAGTGGAAGAGGAGGATGGGTATTTCCTCGTCAAAAAGAATCACAGCCCTGCTACGACGCCATTTATTGGGTTGGAAGAGCGCAGGAGCAGCAGGAGACACAAGAGCTGCAGTAGCACCAGTCGTCATCATCACCGTGGTGATCCTGATGATGGTCAGTTTCCTCCCGGGGGGTTACTGGCCATTGTGGTCGCGGCTCTGAGGAAGTCTCTCTTGGTCACCTGTACCGGTCTTGACCTTGACACCGATGCTGCTGATGACGTCTCCTCCTCCAACCACCTCGACATTGGCTGGCCCACCGACGTCCGCCACGTCTCCCACGTCACCTTCGATCCCTTCCATGGCTTTCTCGGCTTGCCCCGCGACCTCCAGTATCATCTCCCCCGCGGCAACATCGTCCCCAGCGCCAG TGCAAGTGTATTTGGAGTCTCAGCCCAGTCAATGCAGTGTTCTTATGATCACAGAGGAAACAGTGTCCCGACAATTCTTCTGATGATGCAGAATCGTTTGTACTCAGAAGGCGGCCTAAGA GCTGAAGGAATATTCCGAATAAATGCAGAGAACAGTCAAGCAGAAAATGTTCGAAACCTGTTGAATAAAGGTGTTGTCCCATGTGGCATCGATGTCCATTGTTTGGCAGGCTTAATAAAG GCTTGGTTTAGAGAACTCCCCACTGGGGTTCTTGATTCTCTGACTGCAGAACAAGTGATGCATTGCAACACGGAAGAAGAGTGCACACGACTTGTGAAATTACTTCCTCAGACCGAAGCTGCATTGCTTGATTGGGCAATCAATTTGATGGCAGATATTGTGGATTTTGAACACTATAACAAAATGAATGCACGGAACATTGCTATGGTGTTTGCTCCAAATATGACTCAG ATGGCCGACCCACTAACTGCATTAATTCATGCCGTCCAAGTTATGAACTTCCTGAAGGCACTGATAATCAAAACTCAGAGCGAGAGAGAAGAATCTGCTTCCAGGATGACTTTACCATCATCGGCTACTCATTCTCCGACCCACAAGGACGCATATTCCTCAGACTCAGGTGTATTGATACAATGCCACCGGGGCCTTTATGGCGATTGCAGCGAGGGACCTGGCACTGGTGAACTTTTCAGAAGTGGGACTTTTGACCGCACAGAATCTGCCAGAGCGGATCAGTGGAACTTCAAAAGCAAGAGTGATGCCAAGCAGGAACGTGAAGCCGTTCCAAGTAGGATATCAACAATTATGCATGATCTGGAAAGTGGTTTGCGAGATGATGGTTTGGAAAACATGGAAGTTTGA